One window of the Rosa rugosa chromosome 3, drRosRugo1.1, whole genome shotgun sequence genome contains the following:
- the LOC133740630 gene encoding peptide methionine sulfoxide reductase B5-like: MGLHILRSSSPLSSSSKTIIFNPTTKPTLTNLLLLRPSNPTPTTSLFKTHFTTFSPKPITPAIGFGGSLQNAKRSFRGGVVVAMAAPGPVQKSEEEWRAVLSPEQFRILRQKGTEYPGTGVYDKFFEEGVYTCGGCGTPLYKSTTKFNSGCGWPAFYEGLPGAINSVPDRDGMRVEITCAACGGHLGHVFKGEGFRTPTDERHCVNSISLKFSPANSNPSE, encoded by the exons ATGGGCCTGCACATTCTGAGGTCTTCTTcacccctttcttcttcttccaagacCATAATCTTCAACCCCACGACCAAACCTACTCTAAcaaacctcctcctcctccgacctTCAAACCCTACACCCACTACTTCTCTCTTCAAAACCCATTTCACAACTTTCTCACCAAAACCCATCACACCCGCCATTGGGTTTGGCGGGTCTTTGCAAAACGCTAAGCGTAGCTTCCGTGGTGGAGTTGTTGTAGCTATGGCTGCACCTGGCCCGGTTCAGAAATCAGAGGAGGAGTGGAGAGCTGTCCTTTCTCCTGAACAGTTTCGGATTCTGAGGCAAAAAGGCACCGA GTATCCTGGCACCGGAGTCTATGACAAGTTCTTTGAGGAGGGAGTCTATACCTGTGGAGGATGTGGGACTCCTCTCTACAAGTCAACAACCAAATTTAACTCTGGTTGTGGTTGGCCAGCTTTCTACGAGGGTCTTCCTGGGGCCATAAATTCTGTT CCGGACCGCGATGGGATGAGGGTTGAAATTACATGTGCGGCTTGTGGTGGACACCTGGGTCATGTATTCAAAGGTGAAGGTTTCCGGACACCCACAGATGAACGCCATTGTGTGAACAGTATTTCACTTAAGTTTAGTCCCGCCAATTCTAATCCGTCCGAGTGA
- the LOC133738779 gene encoding K(+) efflux antiporter 3, chloroplastic isoform X1: MLESVTCFGSYKGYDIIKQKSPFMACSIGTSRFCGHSFSPYVSNQQVRSLSYANKYKIRHSPFVSRNFSQGNSSLTSSVHCWRGFYFSNHRPGHSARWRIYATLDVASAVDVINDLGFDTLTFLAVTVLVVPAFKIIKASPILGFFFAGIVLNQFGLIRNLTDVKILSEWGILFLLFEMGLELSFSRLKALAKFAFGMGLTQVVLSTLAFTAFELPPNAAIGTQILTFLFNSRPDLVNIRSVDEAVVIGAALSLSSSAFVLQLLAEKGELPTRFGSATLGILLLQDIAVVPLLVILPVLESQNIAEDSIWPMLLKESLKALGGLGLLSLGGKLVLRRIFEFVAEARSSEAFVALCLLTVAGTSLVTQKLGFSDTLGAFLAGALLAETNFRTQIEADIRPFRGLLLGLFFVTTGTSIDTQLLFREWPNVLSLLAGLIVIKTLIITAIGPRVGLTLQESVRIGLLLSQGGEFGFVVFSLANRLGVLPLELNKLLIIVVVLSMALTPLLNEAGRRAAAYIDDNFEAEDKVPDVVNFNSSEPVVILGFGQMGQVLANFLSTPLASGIDGDALGWPYVAFDLDPSIVKGSRKLGFPILYGDGSRPDVLQSAGISLPKAVLVMYTAREKTIDAVQRLRLAFPSIPIYARALDLKHLLDLKKAGATDAIMESAETSLQLGSKLLKGFGVMSDDVNFLRQIVRDSMELQAQEVVGKTDDQDLNNLKSLQVRVADLIDDPSSISSTSSEDNSWEVNKVGASYISTLQGDVDEAEHDSELQRSGHTDGEEISHGNLDTKNGFPVKPQDAEGEINTVDPSTRRVTTKDEQ, encoded by the exons ATGTTGGAGTCAGTGACTTGTTTTGGAAGCTATAAG GGATACGACATTATCAAACAAAAGAGCCCGTTTATGGCTTGCTCCATAGGCACATCACGGTTCTGTGGGCATTCTTTCAGTCCTTATGTTAGTAACCAGCAAGTGCGCTCGTTATCATATGCTAATAAGTACAAGATAAGACATAGTCCTTTTGTTTCAAGAAATTTCAGTCAAGGCAATTCTTCGTTAACTTCCTCTGTACACTGCTGGCGAGGATTTTATTTCTCAAACCATAGACCAGGCCACTCAGCAAGATGGAGGATATATGCAACACTTGATGTTGCCAGCGCTGTTGATGTCATCAATGATTTAGGATTTGATACTTTGACGTTCTTAGCTGTGACTGTTCTGGTTGTTCCTGCATTCAAGATCATCAAAGCTAGCCCT ATACTCGGTTTCTTCTTTGCGGGGATTGTACTCAATCAGTTTGGCTTGATTCGGAATCTTACAGATGTGAAAATTTTATCAGAATGGGGGATTCTTTTTTTG CTATTTGAGATGGGATTAGAGCTTTCATTTTCACGTCTAAAGGCTCTTGCAAAATTTGCCTTCGGCATGGGATTAACTCAG GTCGTATTATCTACTCTTGCTTTCACAGCATTTGAACTTCCTCCTAATGCGGCTATTGGAACACAAATTTTGACGTTCCTCTTTAACTCAAGGCCTGATCTG GTCAATATCAGAAGCGTTGATGAAGCAGTAGTGATTGGTGCTGCTCTATCTTTATCTTCCTCAGCTTTTGTACTGCAg CTACTTGCAGAGAAAGGTGAACTCCCTACAAGATTTGGCTCTGCAACTCTTGGGATACTTCTTTTACAG GATATAGCAGTCGTACCTCTCTTAGTCATACTTCCGGTGCTGGAAAGCCAG AACATAGCGGAGGACAGTATATGGCCAATGCTTTTGAAGGAGAGTTTAAAAGCTCTAGGTGGGCTGGGGCTTCTTTCTCTTGGAGGAAAATTAGTTCTTAGGCGAATTTTTGAG TTTGTAGCAGAAGCAAGGAGCTCAGAGGCATTTGTTGCCCTTTGCTTACTGACAGTGGCTGGGACTTCACTTGTCACCCAGAAGTTGGGGTTCAGTGATACG CTTGGAGCATTTTTGGCTGGAGCACTGCTAGCAGAAACAAATTTCCGGACACAAATTGAAGCCGATATAAGGCCATTTAGAGGCTTACTTCTGGGGTTATTTTTTGTAACTACAGGGACGTCCATTGACACGCAG CTTCTTTTTCGAGAGTGGCCGAATGTGCTTTCACTCTTGGCAGGTTTGATTGTCATCAAGACGCTGATAATAACAGCGATAGGCCCTCGTGTTGGACTCACTTTACAAGAAAGTGTAAGAATAGGATTGCTTTTGTCTCAAGGAGGGGAGTTTGGCTTTGTTGTTTTTTCTCTTGCAAACAG GCTTGGTGTGCTACCACTTGAGCTTAACAAGTTGCTCATAATTGTTGTTGTCCTGTCAATGGCATTAACCCCATTGCTTAATGAAGCTGGAAGAAGAGCTGCTGCATATATTGATGACAATTTTGAAGCAGAGGAT AAAGTTCCTGATGTGGTGAATTTCAATTCAAGTGAACCTGTTGTTATTCTTGGATTTGGACAAATGGGCCAG gtCCTTGCCAATTTCTTGTCCACTCCATTGGCTTCAGGAATAGATGGAGATGCTCTGGGATGGCCCTATGTAGCTTTTGATCTTGATCCATCTATCGTGAAG GGGTCTAGAAAGCTCGGCTTTCCAATTCTTTACGGGGATGGATCACGTCCTGATGTTTTGCAATCTGCTGGTATATCTCTCCCAAAAGCTGTCTTGGTTATGTACACTGCAAGGGAGAAAACAATTGATGCCGTTCAAAGGCTTCGACTTGCTTTCCCTTCA ATCCCTATTTATGCCAGAGCTCTGGACCTGAAGCACCTTTTAGATCTGAAAAAAGCAGGTGCAACAGATGCCATTATGGAAAGTGCAGAG ACAAGTTTGCAGCTGGGCTCTAAGCTTTTGAAAGGGTTCGGTGTTATGTCTGATGATGTGAACTTTCTTCGTCAAATTGTTCGTGATTCCATGGAGCTGCAAGCTCAAGAAGTAGTCGGGAAAACTGATGATCAAGACTTGAATAATTTGAAGTCATTGCAG GTGAGAGTTGCTGACTTAATTGATGACCCCTCATCCATTTCATCAACTTCATCGGAAGACAATTCATGGGAGGTAAACAAGGTGGGTGCTTCTTATATCTCGACGTTGCAGGGAGATGTAGATGAAGCAGAGCATGACAGTGAACTCCAACGGTCAGGGCATACGGATGGTGAAGAAATTTCGCATGGTAACTTAGACACAAAGAATGGGTTTCCAGTTAAACCGCAAGATGCTGAGGGGGAGATAAATACAGTAGACCCATCAACCCGCCGTGTAACGACTAAGGATGAACAGTAA
- the LOC133737411 gene encoding putative disease resistance protein RGA1, which produces MEAAASIVLSPALQVLFDRLASPLLERTADIFGFKDNLRSLRHALSRAQATLEDAEEQQFTSKAIRLWLSDLKNAAMDAQDLLEFFIAHETLEKETGKDVPQVLLTASNHPDNVRKVLQTLELSLSERFPLLSVRDPTLPRMADRRCDNRETSSFFVDSKIYGRDDDKDRLVQLLLSSAATSQVSQQGYGCVAECIPIIGIGGIGKTTLAQLTYNDKSIIQHFDLRVWISVSTVFSMKHILQTIIASATKDEGKLSKILSMAKFSIDWMIYDLEELLYESLHNKRYLIVLDDVWTEDQDDWDKLRPLFTAGLDGCKIIVTTRSKKIPFMMNFPNYQYHLKGMADDDCWALFKHRAFGLGEEVKYPNLVLIAKQIVKKCGGVPLAAKSLGSAMRLKRQERQWLFMRDCELWKLDASQHKVLPALMLSYHHLPSHLRQCFEFCSMFPKNYEFKKQQLIHLWMAGGLILQEGNKRPEDIGDEYFDDLLWMSFFEEAEQCDCGSTAIAYKMIDIIHDLARYVAGKEYVILEHGLSLHSPTQIRHSSLVPKGEITIPEALYEAEHLRSLLVIGGFGTVNNQSKLFSSFVYLRMLDLKRCDIDDLPRSLGGLICLRYLDMSYTRISMLPQSTSNLCLLQTLNLVGCGHLKALPFLGNMINMRHLNITGCNRLNEMPFGIQRLLQLQLLPLCVVSRNQRALTMLEHLNLYGELNITYLENTSSPDEAQSARLNMKENLESVGLHWGSQPLDQSFPRLLGKSRRDVVISSSQVAPQLCKRVEEVLDGLQPHNNLKKLVINGYPGIRFADWALPKMLITVDLINCTNCQHLPALGNLPLLKTLYMHGMEGVKCIGTEFYGDGTDVRFPSLEELSLSHFPNLEQWSCADDGNAFPHLSKLTVRSCPKLQQISLPQSLQHLELRDCNPTLMCIEHLTLLSVLVIEKIPELTSLPEGLFVSARLFSLEILSCPKLRSLPLKMGNLTALKSLTIRWCEELSTLPQSIEDLKALESLEIINCNNIISMPDGGIAGLSSLRTLSIENCNNLISLSSSLENLTFLEHLVIMYCPNLTSFPEGTGAQPLSALRSLTILGCPWFDSLPNELQNLRTLQCLEIGGCPNLTALPDWFEKLDSLRSLTICDCPNLMVLPPCLTLLTKLQHLSIQDCPQLEERCYGEDRSKIAHIPHQYIGSSQVTPVEPFIIQDTITSFGVFQRL; this is translated from the coding sequence ATGGAAGCAGCTGCAAGCATAGTTTTATCTCCTGCTTTGCAAGTGCTGTTTGACAGACTAGCGTCCCCGCTCCTCGAAAGGACTGCTGATATTTTCGGTTTCAAGGACAACCTCCGCAGCCTCCGACATGCGTTGTCAAGGGCTCAAGCTACCCTTGAGGATGCAGAAGAGCAACAATTCACCAGCAAAGCCATTAGACTTTGGCTGTCTGACCTCAAGAATGCAGCCATGGATGCACAGGATCTTCTAGAGTTCTTCATTGCTCATGAAACTTTGGAGAAAGAGACCGGCAAGGATGTTCCTCAGGTTTTGCTTACTGCTTCTAATCATCCGGACAATGTCAGAAAGGTTCTTCAGACTTTAGAACTGAGTCTATCAGAGCGATTTCCACTGTTGAGTGTTAGAGATCCTACCCTGCCTCGTATGGCCGATCGAAGATGTGATAACAGGGAGACTAGTTCCTTTTTTGTGGACTCGAAGATATATGGAAGAGATGATGACAAAGACAGGTTAGTCCAACTCTTGCTATCTTCTGCTGCAACCAGTCAAGTGAGTCAACAGGGATATGGATGTGTTGCAGAGTGCATTCCAATAATCGGTATTGGAGGAATTGGTAAGACCACTCTTGCTCAACTGACATATAACGATAAGAGCATAATCCAACACTTCGATCTTAGGGTGTGGATTTCTGTCTCTACAGTCTTCAGTATGAAACATATACTGCAGACCATTATTGCTTCTGCAACAAAGGATGAGGGCAAGCTTTCAAAGATCCTGTCGATGGCAAAATTTTCTATCGACTGGATGATTTATGACCTTGAAGAGTTGCTTTATGAATCTTTACACAACAAAAGGTATTTGATCGTATTAGATGATGTCTGGACTGAAGACCAAGATGACTGGGACAAATTAAGACCTTTGTTTACAGCGGGTCTGGATGGATGCAAAATCATTGTCACCACCCGCAGTAAGAAAATCCCATTCATGATGAACTTCCCAAATTACCAATATCATTTGAAGGGTATGGCAGATGATGATTGCTGGGCTCTGTTCAAACACCGGGCATTTGGATTAGGCGAAGAAGTCAAGTATCCAAACCTTGTGCTGATTGCAAAGCAGATTGTTAAAAAATGTGGAGGTGTACCTTTAGCAGCAAAAAGTTTGGGAAGTGCAATGCGCTTGAAGAGACAGGAAAGGCAGTGGTTGTTCATGCGAGATTGCGAACTCTGGAAATTAGATGCAAGCCAGCATAAAGTTCTACCTGCTCTCATGCTGAGTTATCATCATCTACCATCTCATCTTCGACAATGTTTTGAATTCTGCTCAATGTTTCCCAAAAATTATGAGTTCAAGAAGCAGCAATTAATTCATCTATGGATGGCAGGAGGCTTAATACTACAAGAAGGAAACAAGCGACCAGAAGACATTGGAGATGAGTACTTTGATGATTTGTTGTGGATGTCTTTCTTTGAAGAAGCAGAGCAATGTGATTGTGGCAGCACAGCAATTGCATACAAAATGATTGACATCATTCATGATCTTGCACGATACGTTGCAGGTAAAGAATATGTGATCCTTGAACATGGTCTTTCACTACATAGTCCAACACAAATTCGCCACTCATCTCTTGTTCCTAAAGGGGAAATCACAATTCCAGAAGCTCTGTATGAAGCTGAACATTTGCGGTCTCTCTTAGTCATTGGAGGTTTTGGCACAGTCAACAACCAAAGCAAATTATTTTCAAGTTTTGTATACTTGCGTATGCTAGACTTGAAGAGGTGTGATATAGATGATTTGCCAAGATCACTGGGTGGCTTGATATGTTTGAGGTATCTTGACATGTCTTACACACGCATCTCCATGTTACCTCAAAGCACAAGTAATCTCTGTCTTTTGCAGACTTTAAACCTTGTTGGTTGTGGTCACCTTAAAGCGTTACCCTTTTTGGGAAATATGATCAACATGAGACATCTCAATATAACCGGATGTAATCGTTTGAATGAGATGCCTTTTGGTATTCAAAGATTACTTCAACTTCAGTTATTGCCATTGTGTGTTGTCAGCAGGAACCAAAGGGCGCTCACTATGCTTGAACATTTGAATCTTTATGGCGAGTTGAATATCACCTACTTGGAGAACACAAGCTCTCCAGATGAAGCACAATCAGCTCGATTGAATATGAAGGAAAATCTTGAGTCGGTAGGATTACATTGGGGATCCCAACCTCTGGATCAATCATTTCCGAGACTATTAGGTAAATCCCGACGTGATGTAGTCATCTCCAGCTCTCAAGTAGCGCCACAGCTGTGTAAACGTGTGGAAGAAGTTCTTGACGGTCTGCAGCCACACAATAATCTGAAAAAGCTAGTTATAAATGGCTATCCGGGAATTAGATTTGCTGATTGGGCTCTCCCAAAAATGCTGATTACAGTTGATTTGATCAACTGTACAAATTGTCAACATCTTCCAGCCCTTGGGAATCTTCCGCTGCTCAAGACACTCTATATGCATGGAATGGAGGGCGTCAAGTGCATTGGTACAGAGTTCTATGGTGACGGTACTGACGTAAGGTTTCCATCTCTGGAAGAACTATCTCTCAGTcattttccaaatttggaaCAATGGTCATGTGCAGATGATGGAAATGCATTTCCTCATTTGAGCAAGTTAACAGTTAGAAGCTGCCCCAAGTTACAACAGATATCATTACCTCAGTCTCTTCAACATTTGGAGCTACGGGATTGCAATCCAACATTGATGTGCATAGAACATTTAACTTTGCTTTCTGTGCTTGTAATTGAAAAAATTCCAGAGCTAACCTCTCTCCCAGAAGGGCTTTTTGTATCAGCTCGTCTGTTTTCTCTGGAGATCTTGTCATGTCCTAAGCTTCGTTCACTGCCTTTGAAGATGGGAAACCTTACTGCTCTGAAATCATTGACCATTCGATGGTGTGAAGAGCTATCCACCCTACCCCAGAGTATAGAGGACCTCAAAGCTCTGGAGTCACTGGAGATTATTAACTGTAATAATATAATCTCCATGCCGGATGGTGGAATTGCAGGTCTGAGTTCCCTTCGAACTTTGTCTATTGAAAACTGCAATAATCTGATTTCTTTGTCATCGAGTTTGGAGAATCTCACATTCCTTGAGCACTTGGTCATTATGTATTGTCCAAATCTTACTTCTTTCCCAGAGGGCACGGGCGCGCAACCTCTCTCTGCCCTACGAAGTTTGACTATCTTGGGTTGTCCTTGGTTTGATTCTCTACCAAATGAATTGCAAAATCTCAGGACGCTACAATGCCTGGAAATTGGTGGCTGCCCCAATCTAACTGCTTTGCCAGACTGGTTTGAGAAACTGGATTCTCTCCGATCCTTGACCATTTGCGATTGTCCCAATTTAATGGTACTGCCGCCCTGTCTAACGCTTCTCACTAAACTCCAGCATCTCTCCATTCAAGATTGTCCTCAGCTCGAAGAAAGATGTTATGGTGAGGATCGGTCCAAAATAGCCCATATCCCGCATCAATACATTGGTTCAAGTCAGGTGACTCCGGTCGAGCCGTTCATCATCCAAGATACAATCACATCATTCGGGGTCTTTCAGAGATTATAA
- the LOC133738779 gene encoding K(+) efflux antiporter 3, chloroplastic isoform X2, producing the protein MLESVTCFGSYKGYDIIKQKSPFMACSIGTSRFCGHSFSPYVSNQQVRSLSYANKYKIRHSPFVSRNFSQGNSSLTSSVHCWRGFYFSNHRPGHSARWRIYATLDVASAVDVINDLGFDTLTFLAVTVLVVPAFKIIKASPILGFFFAGIVLNQFGLIRNLTDVKILSEWGILFLLFEMGLELSFSRLKALAKFAFGMGLTQVVLSTLAFTAFELPPNAAIGTQILTFLFNSRPDLVNIRSVDEAVVIGAALSLSSSAFVLQLLAEKGELPTRFGSATLGILLLQDIAVVPLLVILPVLESQNIAEDSIWPMLLKESLKALGGLGLLSLGGKLVLRRIFEFVAEARSSEAFVALCLLTVAGTSLVTQKLGFSDTLGAFLAGALLAETNFRTQIEADIRPFRGLLLGLFFVTTGTSIDTQLLFREWPNVLSLLAGLIVIKTLIITAIGPRVGLTLQESVRIGLLLSQGGEFGFVVFSLANRLGVLPLELNKLLIIVVVLSMALTPLLNEAGRRAAAYIDDNFEAEDKVPDVVNFNSSEPVVILGFGQMGQVLANFLSTPLASGIDGDALGWPYVAFDLDPSIVKGSRKLGFPILYGDGSRPDVLQSAGISLPKAVLVMYTAREKTIDAVQRLRLAFPSIPIYARALDLKHLLDLKKAGATDAIMESAETSLQLGSKLLKGFGVMSDDVNFLRQIVRDSMELQAQEVVGKTDDQDLNNLKSLQVNKVGASYISTLQGDVDEAEHDSELQRSGHTDGEEISHGNLDTKNGFPVKPQDAEGEINTVDPSTRRVTTKDEQ; encoded by the exons ATGTTGGAGTCAGTGACTTGTTTTGGAAGCTATAAG GGATACGACATTATCAAACAAAAGAGCCCGTTTATGGCTTGCTCCATAGGCACATCACGGTTCTGTGGGCATTCTTTCAGTCCTTATGTTAGTAACCAGCAAGTGCGCTCGTTATCATATGCTAATAAGTACAAGATAAGACATAGTCCTTTTGTTTCAAGAAATTTCAGTCAAGGCAATTCTTCGTTAACTTCCTCTGTACACTGCTGGCGAGGATTTTATTTCTCAAACCATAGACCAGGCCACTCAGCAAGATGGAGGATATATGCAACACTTGATGTTGCCAGCGCTGTTGATGTCATCAATGATTTAGGATTTGATACTTTGACGTTCTTAGCTGTGACTGTTCTGGTTGTTCCTGCATTCAAGATCATCAAAGCTAGCCCT ATACTCGGTTTCTTCTTTGCGGGGATTGTACTCAATCAGTTTGGCTTGATTCGGAATCTTACAGATGTGAAAATTTTATCAGAATGGGGGATTCTTTTTTTG CTATTTGAGATGGGATTAGAGCTTTCATTTTCACGTCTAAAGGCTCTTGCAAAATTTGCCTTCGGCATGGGATTAACTCAG GTCGTATTATCTACTCTTGCTTTCACAGCATTTGAACTTCCTCCTAATGCGGCTATTGGAACACAAATTTTGACGTTCCTCTTTAACTCAAGGCCTGATCTG GTCAATATCAGAAGCGTTGATGAAGCAGTAGTGATTGGTGCTGCTCTATCTTTATCTTCCTCAGCTTTTGTACTGCAg CTACTTGCAGAGAAAGGTGAACTCCCTACAAGATTTGGCTCTGCAACTCTTGGGATACTTCTTTTACAG GATATAGCAGTCGTACCTCTCTTAGTCATACTTCCGGTGCTGGAAAGCCAG AACATAGCGGAGGACAGTATATGGCCAATGCTTTTGAAGGAGAGTTTAAAAGCTCTAGGTGGGCTGGGGCTTCTTTCTCTTGGAGGAAAATTAGTTCTTAGGCGAATTTTTGAG TTTGTAGCAGAAGCAAGGAGCTCAGAGGCATTTGTTGCCCTTTGCTTACTGACAGTGGCTGGGACTTCACTTGTCACCCAGAAGTTGGGGTTCAGTGATACG CTTGGAGCATTTTTGGCTGGAGCACTGCTAGCAGAAACAAATTTCCGGACACAAATTGAAGCCGATATAAGGCCATTTAGAGGCTTACTTCTGGGGTTATTTTTTGTAACTACAGGGACGTCCATTGACACGCAG CTTCTTTTTCGAGAGTGGCCGAATGTGCTTTCACTCTTGGCAGGTTTGATTGTCATCAAGACGCTGATAATAACAGCGATAGGCCCTCGTGTTGGACTCACTTTACAAGAAAGTGTAAGAATAGGATTGCTTTTGTCTCAAGGAGGGGAGTTTGGCTTTGTTGTTTTTTCTCTTGCAAACAG GCTTGGTGTGCTACCACTTGAGCTTAACAAGTTGCTCATAATTGTTGTTGTCCTGTCAATGGCATTAACCCCATTGCTTAATGAAGCTGGAAGAAGAGCTGCTGCATATATTGATGACAATTTTGAAGCAGAGGAT AAAGTTCCTGATGTGGTGAATTTCAATTCAAGTGAACCTGTTGTTATTCTTGGATTTGGACAAATGGGCCAG gtCCTTGCCAATTTCTTGTCCACTCCATTGGCTTCAGGAATAGATGGAGATGCTCTGGGATGGCCCTATGTAGCTTTTGATCTTGATCCATCTATCGTGAAG GGGTCTAGAAAGCTCGGCTTTCCAATTCTTTACGGGGATGGATCACGTCCTGATGTTTTGCAATCTGCTGGTATATCTCTCCCAAAAGCTGTCTTGGTTATGTACACTGCAAGGGAGAAAACAATTGATGCCGTTCAAAGGCTTCGACTTGCTTTCCCTTCA ATCCCTATTTATGCCAGAGCTCTGGACCTGAAGCACCTTTTAGATCTGAAAAAAGCAGGTGCAACAGATGCCATTATGGAAAGTGCAGAG ACAAGTTTGCAGCTGGGCTCTAAGCTTTTGAAAGGGTTCGGTGTTATGTCTGATGATGTGAACTTTCTTCGTCAAATTGTTCGTGATTCCATGGAGCTGCAAGCTCAAGAAGTAGTCGGGAAAACTGATGATCAAGACTTGAATAATTTGAAGTCATTGCAG GTAAACAAGGTGGGTGCTTCTTATATCTCGACGTTGCAGGGAGATGTAGATGAAGCAGAGCATGACAGTGAACTCCAACGGTCAGGGCATACGGATGGTGAAGAAATTTCGCATGGTAACTTAGACACAAAGAATGGGTTTCCAGTTAAACCGCAAGATGCTGAGGGGGAGATAAATACAGTAGACCCATCAACCCGCCGTGTAACGACTAAGGATGAACAGTAA